One genomic region from Xenopus laevis strain J_2021 chromosome 2L, Xenopus_laevis_v10.1, whole genome shotgun sequence encodes:
- the tshb.L gene encoding thyrotropin subunit beta, with the protein MGAIFVASLFFLIAIGQAVSVCFPTEYTMYLEKKECAYCLAVNTTICSGFCMTRDPNLKEGLPKMLMSQKTCSYKEYIHRTVTIPGCPEHVNRLCSYPVAISCECGKCNTGYTDCIQDTIKINYCTKAFEPQYLGSSKYIQ; encoded by the exons atgGGAGCTATTTTTGTGGCATCTTTGTTCTTCTTAATTGCCATTGGCCAGGCTGTCTCAGTCTGTTTTCCAACTGAATATACCATGTATTTGGAGAAGAAAGAATGTGCTTACTGCCTTGCCGTTAATACCACTATTTGTTCAGGATTCTGCATGACAAGG GATCCGAATCTGAAGGAAGGACTGCCTAAAATGCTGATGTCTCAGAAAACCTGTTCTTACAAAGAATATATCCACAGGACAGTGACCATTCCTGGCTGCCCAGAGCATGTGAACCGGCTCTGTTCCTATCCTGTAGCTATTAGCTGTGAGTGTGGCAAATGTAACACTGGCTACACTGACTGTATCCAAGATACCATCAAAATCAATTACTGTACAAAAGCATTTGAGCCTCAATATCTCGGCTCCTCAAAATACATTCAGTAA